In Festucalex cinctus isolate MCC-2025b chromosome 21, RoL_Fcin_1.0, whole genome shotgun sequence, one genomic interval encodes:
- the scara3 gene encoding scavenger receptor class A member 3, protein MKDSYGGYENQLFKEEELNGEEEDIPPFRGRTRGGCVRCQQSNSLQLAVKVLYVLVAFLIITVVVLASLVFRKIDYLSEEESVYDKKISSAQKVIDEISNCSGCLDATLYSEEISRLKQEFEDIQKMLLGQEQVLDQASQTQTKLTATSKQLTTDMQNHVMSIKFLNQLLVGYQDQVEGWKDVLEETEERMKTLTEDQYDVKATAQQINTTVALSTMWIDALQRKSDEETLVLQKLTSDWQNYSQVLGKIKSNASSNTQVLRSLQNNIVADHQRISMSSEMYYDLSQQVMNLQVQLDNVTSFMDEHEENMHDLHYHSKYYENRTGERFSALDGRLNSIEMEIETISSSINATVNHVQSMYKYINIESSTCQSRLSRQMDDMQYLNRSILLLLNSADTLKQENMLLNVRLDMDVRNLSMVMEEMKLVDTHHTQLIKNFTILRGAPGPTGPKGNRGETGSKGPLGQTGSKGDRGPIGSRGWQGEKGYPGPKGASGQTGPSGNRGPIGNTGPKGAPGQLGPRGEKGQKGDMGPLGKTGVPGPRGPSGFQGQTGLPGIIGPPGPIGKPGPTGPPGPPGTPGPPGLQHSYDQSRTQ, encoded by the exons aagaGGAGCTCAATGGCGAAGAAGAGGATATACCTCCGTTCCGAG GTCGCACGAGAGGAGGTTGTGTGAGGTGCCAGCAAAGCAATTCCCTCCAACTGGCTGTCAAAGTCCTTTATGTGCTAGTTGCCTTCCTGATCATCACTGTCGTAGTGCTGGCATCACTAG TGTTTCGGAAGATTGACTATCTTTCTGAAGAAGAGTCGGTCTATGACAAGAAGATCAGCAGTGCTCAGAAAGTCATAGACG AAATCAGTAACTGCTCAGGCTGTCTGGATGCGACCCTGTACAGCGAGGAGATAAGTCGGCTCAAGCAGGAGTTCGAGGACATACAGAAAATGTTACTGGGACAAGAGCAG GTTCTAGACCAAGCCTCTCAGACCCAGACCAAGCTAACAGCGACCAGCAAACAGCTTACCACAGACATGCAGAACCACGTCATGTCCATCAAGTTTCTCAACCAGTTGCTGGTAGGATACCAAGACCAGGTGGAGGGCTGGAAGGACGTGCTGGAGGAAACGGAAGAGAGAATGAAAACTCTGACAGAGGATCAGTACGATGTCAAAGCTACTGCACAGCAGATCAACACAACAGTGGCACTTAG TACTATGTGGATTGATGCGCTGCAGAGAAAATCAGATGAGGAGACTCTGGTCCTCCAGAAGTTGACTAGCGACTGGCAGAACTACAGTCAAGTTCTGGGCAAGATTAAATCCAATGCGAGCAGCAACACTCAAGTCTTACGGTCCTTGCAAAACAATATTGTCGCAGACCACCAGAGAATCTCCATGTCCTCTGAGATGTACTACGATCTCAGTCAACAG GTAATGAACCTGCAGGTGCAACTTGACAATGTCACATCTTTCATGGATGAACATGAAGAGAACATGCATGATCTGCACTACCATTCCAA GTACTATGAAAACCGGACTGGGGAACGTTTCTCTGCCTTGGACGGGCGTCTGAATTCCATCGAGATGGAGATAGAAACGATATCATCCAGCATCAATGCCACCGTCAATCATGTCCAGAGCATGTACAAGTACATCAACATTGAGAGCTCCACCTGCCAGAGCCGCCTAAGCAGACAAATGGACGACATGCAG TACTTAAACAGAAGCATCTTGTTACTTCTTAACTCCGCGGACACGCTGAAGCAGGAGAACATGTTGTTAAATGTCCGTTTGGATATGGATGTCAGGAACTTGTCCATGGTGATGGAGGAGATGAAGTTGGTGGACACTCACCATACACAACTGATCAAGAATTTCACAATATTAAGAG GTGCTCCAGGACCGACTGGCCCTAAAGGTAACCGTGGCGAGACTGGGTCAAAAGGACCTCTAGGACAGACTGGGTCCAAAGGTGATCGAGGCCCAATAGGAAGTCGTGGATGGCAAGGAGAAAAGGGCTATCCTGGGCCCAAAGGTGCATCTGGTCAAACTGGACCAAGTGGAAATAGAGGGCCGATAGGTAACACAGGACCCAAGGGGGCCCCTGGTCAACTAGGACCACGTGGTGAAAAGGGCCAAAAGGGTGATATGGGTCCACTTGGTAAAACTGGGGTCCCAGGACCAAGAGGTCCATCAGGGTTCCAGGGCCAAACAGGACTACCGGGTATAATTGGACCACCAGGGCCCATAGGGAAACCAGGACCAACTGGGCCCCCTGGACCACCAGGAACCCCTGGACCTCCAGGACTACAACATTCCTATGATCAATCCAGGACACAGTAG